The following coding sequences are from one Lolium rigidum isolate FL_2022 chromosome 6, APGP_CSIRO_Lrig_0.1, whole genome shotgun sequence window:
- the LOC124666461 gene encoding F-box protein SKP2A-like, with the protein MVSAQLTSGNLDNSFNALMVSGGGESVHAQNGGTGTTFLGWKDLPMELLLRILSVAGDDRMVIAASGVCTGWRDALGWGVTSLSFSWCQDHMNELLMSLAHKFTKLQVLSLRQIKPQVEDSAVEAVANNCHDLRELDLSRSFRLSDRSLYALAHGCLHLTRLNISGCSNFSDAALVYLTSQCRNLKCLNLCGCVRAASDRALQAIARNCGQLQSLNLGWCDTVTDWGVTRLASGCPELRAVDLCGCVLITDESVVALANGCPHLRSLGLYYCQNITDRAMYSLAANSRIRSKGMSWGTAESGGRRSRDDKDGLSNLNISQCTALTPPAVQAVCDSFPALHTCPERHSLIISGCLSLTAVHCACALHPHRAGRALLSNHAY; encoded by the exons ATGGTCAGTGCACAGCTGACGAGTGGGAACCTGGACAATTCGTTCAATGCACTCATGGTTTCCGGTGGCGGTGAGAGTGTACATGCACAGAATGGTGGAACAGGCACCACCTTCTTAGGTTGGAAGGACCTTCCAATGGAGCTGCTTCTGAGGATCCTTTCAGTAGCTGGAGATGACAGGATGGTTATTGCGGCCTCTGGTGTTTGCACCGGGTGGCGTGATGCACTAGGATGGGGAGTCACAAGTCTTTCATTCTCGTG GTGCCAGGACCACATGAATGAGTTGTTAATGTCACTGGCTCACAAATTTACAAAGCTTCAAGTCCTTTCTCTACGGCAAATCAAGCCTCAGGTGGAAGACAGTGCAGTGGAGGCTGTAGCAAATAATTGTCACGATTTGCGCGAGTTGGATCTGAGCAGAAGCTTTAGGCTTAGTGATCGATCCTTGTATGCTCTGGCACATGGTTGCCTTCATCTTACGAGGCTAAATATCAGCGGATGTTCCAATTTCAGCGATGCTGCTTTGGTCTACCTCACTAGTCAGTGCAGGAACCTCAAATGCTTGAATCTGTGTGGGTGTGTTAGGGCAGCTTCTGACAGAGCATTGCAG GCAATCGCACGTAACTGTGGTCAGCTGCAATCTTTAAACCTAGGTTGGTGCGATACCGTCACTGACTGGGGAGTGACTAGATTAGCATCTGGATGCCCTGAACTTAGGGCTGTGGACCTGTGTGGTTGTGTTCTTATAACAG ATGAGAGCGTGGTTGCTCTTGCAAATGGATGCCCTCACCTGCGATCCCTGGGGCTGTACTACTGCCAGAACATCACCGACCGTGCCATGTACTCGCTGGCAGCGAATAGCCGCATCAGGAGCAAGGGCATGAGCTGGGGCACTGCCGAGAGCGGTGGCAGGCGTAGCCGTGACGACAAGGACGGGCTCTCGAACCTGAACATCAGCCAGTGCACTGCACTGACGCCCCCGGCTGTGCAGGCGGTGTGCGACTCCTTCCCAGCGCTGCACACATGCCCGGAGAGGCACTCCCTCATCATCAGCGGATGCCTGAGCCTCACCGCTGTCCACTGCGCCTGCGCCCTCCACCCGCACCGTGCAGGGAGAGCCCTGCTGTCTAACCATGCTTACTAA